One Ricinus communis isolate WT05 ecotype wild-type chromosome 7, ASM1957865v1, whole genome shotgun sequence genomic region harbors:
- the LOC8264006 gene encoding putative protein FAR1-RELATED SEQUENCE 10 codes for MAMKPSNNIWIRRQQCPCGDWKCYIKHEGDDQISVSSNIVKNETPSTSSSTEVVFTPYVGQIFRSDDDAFEYYSNFARKNGFSIRKARSTESQNLGVYRRDFVCYRSGFNQPRKKANVEHPRDRKSVRCGCDAKLYLTKEIVDGVTQWYISQFSNVHNHELLEDDQVRLLPAYRKIQEADQERILLLSKAGFPVNRIVKVLELEKGVQPGQLPFIEKDVRNFVRTCKKTVQENDALLTEKRENDTFELLEACKAMAERDADFIYDYTMDENGKVENIAWSYGDSVRAYTVYGDVVTFDTAYRSITYGLLLGVWFGMDNHGKTIVFGCVLLQDESSHSLGWALQSFVRFMQGRQPQTIITDIDSGLRDAIARELPNTKHIICIWHILSKLSSWFSLALGSQFEDFKAEFDMLCHLETVEDFEQQWNLLVARFGFASDKHMALLFSYRGSWSISYIRGYFVARTMSAEFSQSLDIFLKRILSGQTCLQVFFEQVSIAVNFENQSRDGMQYMHIKTCMPIEEHARCILTPYAFNVFQNEIVLSMQYGVQEMSDGSYLVRHYKKMDGEYLVWIAADEQIHCSCKEFEHSGILCRHSLRVLAVKNYFQLPEKFYPLRWRREHSLVAMDDQNAQSNGNECAQAFHSLASTLLTEALASKERFTYVHRELTGLLDHVRSMPVTEEFSVSMANNNISES; via the exons ATGGCTATGAAGCCATCAAATAACATATGGATTCGACGCCAGCAGTGCCCCTGTGGGGATTGGAAGTGCTATATTAAGCATGAAGGAGATGATCAGATATCAGTGAGCTCTAATATTGTAAAGAATGAGACAccatcaacatcatcatcaacgGAAGTTGTCTTCACACCATATGTTGGTCAAATTTTTAGAAGCGATGATGATGCTTTTGAGTACTACAGCAACTTTGCTCGGAAGAATGGATTTTCAATCAGGAAAGCACGGTCAACTGAAAGCCAAAATTTAGGGGTTTATAGACGAGATTTTGTTTGCTATCGATCTGGATTTAATCAACCGAGAAAAAAGGCTAATGTGGAGCATCCCAGGGACCGGAAATCTGTTCGTTGTGGATGTGATGCAAAATTGTATCTTACAAAGGAAATTGTAGACGGTGTTACTCAATGGTACATATCACAGTTTAGCAATGTTCATAATCATGAATTATTGGAAGATGACCAAGTGCGATTGCTACCTGCATATCGGAAAATACAGGAGGCTGATCAAGAACGCATTCTTTTGCTATCCAAAGCAGGTTTTCCTGTTAATCGGATAGTGAAGGTGTTGGAGCTAGAAAAGGGCGTCCAACCTGGACAGCTGCCCTTTATAGAGAAGGATGTTAGGAATTTTGTTCGGACTTGTAAGAAGACTGTGCAAGAAAATGATGCTTTACTGACAGAGAAGAGAGAGAATGATACCTTTGAACTCCTCGAGGCCTGTAAGGCTATGGCAGAGAGGGATGcagattttatttatgattataccATGGATGAAAATGGAAAGGTTGAAAATATTGCATGGTCCTATGGTGACTCTGTTCGTGCATATACAGTATATGGTGATGTAGTTACTTTTGACACCGCATATCGTTCTATTACATATGGATTGCTCCTAGGAGTGTGGTTTGGCATGGATAATCATGGGAAAACAATTGTATTTGGATGTGTTTTATTGCAAGATGAAAGTTCACATTCCCTCGGATGGGCTTTACAG AGTTTTGTCCGCTTTATGCAAGGAAGACAACCACAGACAATTATAACAGATATAGATTCAGGTCTTAGGGATGCAATAGCAAGGGAGTTGCCGAACACTAAACATATTATATGCATATGGCACATCCTGTCCAAATTATCCAGCTGGTTCTCTTTGGCTTTGGGGTCACAGTTTGAAGATTTTAAAGCTGAATTTGATATGTTATGTCACCTTGAAACTGTAGAAGATTTTGAGCAGCAGTGGAATCTTTTAGTTGCTAGATTTGGTTTTGCTTCAGATAAGCATATGGCTCTACTCTTTTCATATCGAGGATCTTGgtcaatttcttatattagaGGTTACTTCGTGGCTCGTACCATGTCAGCTGAGTTTTCACAATCTTTGGATATATTCTTAAAACGAATCTTGAGTGGACAAACATGTTTGCAAGTATTTTTCGAGCAG GTTAGTATAGCTGTCAACTTTGAAAATCAAAGCAGAGATGGGATGCAGTACATGCATATCAAGACATGCATGCCTATTGAAGAACATGCGCGGTGTATTCTCACACCTTATGCCTTTAATGTGTTCCAGAATGAAATTGTTTTGTCCATGCAGTATGGAGTGCAAGAAATGTCAGACGGATCATACCTGGTGCGGCACTACAAGAAAATGGATGGAGAATATCTTGTTTGGATAGCAGCAGATGAGCAAATTCATTGTTCTTGTAAGGAATTTGAACATTCTGGAATATTATGTAGGCACTCTCTCCGTGTACTTGCAGTCAAGAATTACTTTCAGCTCCCTGAAAAATTTTATCCCCTTCGTTGGCGACGAGAGCATTCTTTGGTAGCTATGGATGATCAAAATGCTCAAAGCAACGGCAATGAATGTGCTCAAGCCTTTCATTCTCTTGCTTCAACTCTATTAACAGAAGCATTGGCATCCAAGGAACGCTTTACTTATGTTCATAGAGAACTGACAGGACTCCTTGATCATGTTAGAAGTATGCCAGTGACAGAAGAATTCTCTGTCAGTATGGCCAATAACAATATCAGTGAATCTTAG
- the LOC8264005 gene encoding uncharacterized protein LOC8264005, with translation MESIKNANFQTKSRNLHFLHLLTKFLAAMFFFSVIFLCSSLLPFLFSSSSIGKNYMFLLCNGILVLIVKNSGLMADSDQEVKPTIKNEGSSQKLTPPPSASETKTVVAEATVVVAIEDKSSVMLKGNVAGEQGTETGVIDDGVEEEDEEEEIELLSAEELNKKCDDFIRRMKEAIKYQ, from the coding sequence ATGGAATCAATCAAGAATGCTAACTTCCAAACTAAATCTAGAAACCTCCACTTTCTTCATCTACTCACTAAGTTCCTAGCCGCAATGTTTTTCTTCTCTGTAATATTTCTCTGTTCTTCGcttcttcctttccttttcagCTCCAGCAGCATTGGCAAGAACTACATGTTCCTTCTCTGCAATGGGATTCTTGTTTTAATTGTCAAGAATTCTGGTCTAATGGCAGATTCTGATCAAGAGGTCAAACCCACAATAAAAAATGAAGGAAGCTCACAGAAATTAACACCGCCGCCATCAGCATCAGAGACCAAAACAGTTGTTGCAGAGGCAACAGTGGTCGTGGCAATTGAAGACAAATCTTCGGTTATGTTAAAAGGAAATGTAGCTGGCGAACAAGGGACTGAGACTGGTGTCATTGATGATggagtagaagaagaagacgaagaagaagaaattgaattgCTTAGTGCAGAAGAGTTGAACAAGAAATGTGATGATTTTATAAGAAGGATGAAGGAAGCAATCAAATATCAATAA
- the LOC8264003 gene encoding alpha-1,6-mannosyl-glycoprotein 2-beta-N-acetylglucosaminyltransferase, translating to MATNGKRNRLKAGALRQFVSLALVTLLGVLLFIVLLGTNSVSKFVTRSLGETYKDLRPNCNHSYYGELLDLPKQTELSIQLEKLNQLPPRNRELYPKLAKDHITIVLYVHNRPKYLQVVVDSLSKVVGISETLLIVSHDGYFEEMNKIVESIKFCQVKQIFAPYSPHVFPDSFPGVASDDCKEKDDAAEKHCLGNTDQYGNHRSPKIVSLKHHWWWMMNTVWDGLEETKGHSGHFLFIEEDHFIFPNAYRNLQILTALKPLKCPNCYAANLAPCDVNSRGENWDSLAAERMGNVGYSFNRTVWRKIHMKAKEFCFFDDYNWDITMWATVYPSFGGPVYTLRGPRTSAVHFGKCGLHQGHVEKNACIDNGVVNIAVEDIDKVANINSKWKVHVYEHQPGYKAGFRGWGGWGDDRDRQLCLKFADLYRSTNSISATQRSDFVSTN from the coding sequence ATGGCTACTAATGGCAAGAGAAACCGTCTTAAAGCGGGGGCTTTGCGCCAATTTGTATCTCTAGCTCTAGTCACATTATTGGGGGTTTTGCTATTTATTGTTTTGCTTGGAACAAATTCAGTTTCAAAATTTGTGACACGGTCTTTAGGTGAAACTTATAAGGACTTGAGACCAAATTGTAATCATTCATATTATGGAGAACTACTCGATCTTCCCAAACAGACTGAATTGTCAATTCAATTAGAGAAGCTTAACCAGTTGCCACCAAGGAATAGAGAGTTATATCCAAAGCTAGCCAAGGATCATATAACCATTGTTCTATATGTTCATAATAGGCCCAAATATCTCCAAGTAGTTGTTGACAGCTTGTCGAAGGTTGTCGGGATAAGTGAGACATTACTTATTGTTAGCCATGATGGGTACTTTGAAGAAATGAACAAGATTGTTGAAAGTATCAAGTTTTGCCAGGTCAAACAGATATTTGCCCCTTACTCGCCCCATGTGTTTCCCGATAGTTTCCCTGGTGTTGCTTCTGATGATTGCAAGGAAAAGGATGACGCAGCAGAGAAACATTGTTTAGGAAATACTGATCAATATGGAAACCACCGATCACCAAAGATAGTGTCACTAAAGCATCATTGGTGGTGGATGATGAACACAGTATGGGATGGATTAGAAGAGACAAAGGGGCAttcaggtcattttcttttcatcgAGGAGGATCACTTCATTTTTCCTAATGCATATCGCAACTTGCAGATCCTCACAGCATTGAAGCCTCTAAAATGTCCAAATTGTTACGCTGCAAATTTAGCACCTTGTGATGTGAATTCAAGAGGAGAAAATTGGGATAGTTTAGCAGCTGAGAGAATGGGAAATGTGGGCTATTCCTTTAATCGAACTGTTTGGAGAAAAATTCATATGAAAGCAaaagaattttgtttctttgatgATTATAATTGGGATATAACAATGTGGGCAACAGTTTATCCCTCATTTGGTGGTCCTGTTTACACTCTACGTGGGCCAAGGACAAGTGCTGTTCATTTTGGGAAGTGTGGTTTGCATCAGGGTCATGTGGAGAAAAATGCTTGTATCGACAATGGTGTGGTAAATATTGCAGTGGAAGATATTGACAAGGTGGCAAACATCAATTCAAAGTGGAAAGTGCATGTTTATGAGCATCAACCAGGGTATAAAGCTGGGTTTAGGGGATGGGGTGGCTGGGGGGATGACAGAGACCGCCAGCTCTGCTTGAAATTTGCTGACTTGTATCGCTCCACCAACTCTATATCAGCTACCCAGAGATCAGATTTTGTCTCTACCAACTGA